A genomic segment from Klebsiella africana encodes:
- a CDS encoding D-ribose ABC transporter substrate-binding protein: MKTTLIKSVLFASMMAASGSLFAADNGLIAIITPSHDNPFFKAEADGAAAKAKELGYSTLVASHDDDVNKQNQLIETAIARKAKAIILDNAGADATVGPLEKAKAAGVPAFLIDREINKTGVAVAQIVSNNYQGAQLGAEKFASLLNGKGKYVELLGRQSDTNASVRSQGYHDVLDDYPEMKMVAQQTANWSQTEAFTRMEAILQTNPDIVGVISGNDTMALGAEAALKAAGKNDVIVVGFDGSDYTRDSILKQGNIKATVLQPGWKQAQMAVEQADFFLKNGKAQKEEKQLMDCILIDSGNAKKLNMFNLSE, translated from the coding sequence ATGAAAACTACCCTGATAAAGTCTGTTCTGTTTGCTTCCATGATGGCCGCATCTGGCTCACTTTTCGCCGCCGATAATGGCCTGATCGCGATCATTACCCCTTCACATGATAATCCATTCTTTAAAGCGGAGGCTGACGGCGCAGCGGCGAAAGCGAAAGAGCTGGGTTACAGCACCCTGGTCGCCTCCCACGACGATGACGTCAACAAACAGAACCAATTGATTGAAACGGCTATTGCGCGCAAAGCCAAAGCCATCATCCTGGATAATGCTGGCGCGGATGCCACCGTCGGCCCGCTGGAAAAAGCAAAAGCGGCAGGTGTGCCGGCATTTTTAATCGACAGGGAGATCAATAAAACCGGCGTCGCCGTGGCGCAGATCGTCTCTAACAACTATCAGGGCGCCCAGCTTGGCGCGGAAAAATTCGCCAGCCTCCTCAACGGTAAAGGCAAGTATGTCGAACTGTTAGGTCGTCAGTCCGACACCAACGCCAGCGTCCGCTCGCAGGGTTATCACGATGTGCTGGACGACTATCCGGAAATGAAAATGGTCGCCCAGCAGACGGCGAACTGGAGCCAGACGGAAGCCTTTACCCGTATGGAAGCTATTCTGCAGACCAATCCGGATATCGTCGGTGTGATTTCCGGCAACGATACCATGGCGCTGGGGGCGGAAGCGGCGCTGAAAGCCGCGGGTAAAAACGACGTGATTGTCGTCGGCTTCGACGGCAGCGACTACACGCGCGACTCGATACTCAAGCAGGGCAACATTAAAGCCACGGTTCTCCAGCCTGGCTGGAAGCAGGCGCAAATGGCCGTGGAACAGGCGGACTTTTTCCTGAAGAACGGGAAAGCCCAGAAAGAAGAGAAGCAGTTGATGGACTGCATCCTCATCGATAGTGGCAATGCGAAAAAACTCAACATGTTCAACCTCAGCGAGTAA
- a CDS encoding DUF2291 family protein, producing the protein MRLKQWGAVLMGCAALLLTACTVVDLDENGKPVLPADPNAKPSFDHLTPQQIAQQTWQSRVIDAANQHALDATALEKVRQASGATPQSVFVRLSSEVTGIDVSNPREQKLTLTLHGQPLVVQLGPVMRGNAIRDASGFKFEDFTNQVQFAQLSRAYNREAIKSLPTVDASWAGKPVDILFAATVVNGSLQDAAALALKQEAR; encoded by the coding sequence ATGCGGTTAAAACAATGGGGCGCCGTGCTGATGGGCTGCGCCGCCCTGTTGCTGACGGCCTGCACGGTGGTGGACTTAGATGAGAATGGCAAGCCAGTGCTGCCTGCCGACCCGAACGCGAAACCCAGCTTCGACCATCTCACCCCGCAGCAGATCGCGCAACAAACCTGGCAATCTCGAGTGATTGACGCAGCGAACCAACATGCGCTGGACGCGACTGCGCTGGAAAAAGTGCGTCAGGCCTCTGGCGCGACGCCACAGAGCGTCTTTGTTCGCCTGAGCAGCGAAGTGACCGGGATTGACGTCAGCAACCCACGCGAGCAAAAGCTCACTCTTACGCTACACGGTCAGCCGTTGGTCGTACAGCTGGGTCCTGTCATGCGGGGCAACGCCATTCGCGATGCCAGCGGGTTCAAATTTGAAGACTTTACCAACCAGGTGCAGTTTGCGCAGCTTTCACGCGCCTACAACCGGGAGGCGATAAAATCGTTGCCGACAGTGGACGCGAGCTGGGCAGGCAAACCTGTCGATATTCTCTTTGCGGCCACGGTGGTTAACGGCAGCCTGCAGGATGCGGCCGCTCTTGCGCTAAAACAGGAGGCGCGCTGA
- a CDS encoding sugar ABC transporter ATP-binding protein, which yields MASSPTEEIILRTRGISMLFPGTVALDNVDYNVWRGKVNVIIGENGAGKSTLMKILAGVQQPSLGEMELNGKLVRFSSTREAAAHGIGMVHQELNLFENLSVAENIFLGRELQRGLTPINEAEQERQAAELLQRLDQPISPRELVGNLKVGQQQLVEIAKALAENADILILDEPTSALSKTEVDILFRVIRELTRQGVSIIYISHRLEELMAIGDVITILRDGKFQAEARVSEIDVPWIVREMLGSDPVSHFLPPDRRFGAPLLEVENLTCVNAAGNTVVDNVSFKAHAGEIIGIYGLMGAGRTELFECLLGTARHYFGKIWLDSKPVPQRLTTAERIRMGMSLVPEDRKRTGIFPISSVASNLTIASLWRRLQRGLTIANKEEDAVVASTIGNLSIKVSSPEVEIQALSGGNQQKVVIGRSLLTNPKVLFLDEPTRGIDIGAKGDVFRMMVQLSQQGMAVVFSTSDLKEIMAVSDRILVMSGGKLTADIVRDQAEESALVSASAQGF from the coding sequence ATGGCCAGTTCACCCACAGAGGAGATCATTTTACGCACCCGTGGTATTTCCATGCTGTTCCCCGGCACGGTGGCGCTGGATAACGTCGACTACAACGTCTGGCGTGGCAAAGTTAACGTGATCATCGGCGAAAATGGCGCGGGTAAATCAACGCTCATGAAAATTCTCGCCGGTGTGCAACAGCCGAGCCTGGGCGAAATGGAGCTCAACGGTAAGCTTGTCCGTTTCTCCAGCACCCGCGAGGCCGCCGCCCACGGCATTGGTATGGTTCACCAGGAGCTGAACCTGTTTGAAAATCTTAGCGTCGCGGAAAATATCTTTCTTGGCCGCGAGCTACAGCGCGGGCTTACGCCGATTAACGAAGCAGAGCAGGAACGACAAGCCGCGGAGCTGTTGCAGCGACTCGACCAGCCGATCTCGCCGCGGGAGCTGGTGGGTAACCTGAAGGTCGGTCAGCAGCAGTTGGTCGAAATAGCCAAAGCGCTGGCGGAAAATGCGGACATTCTGATCCTTGATGAGCCCACCTCCGCCTTAAGCAAAACCGAGGTGGATATCCTGTTTCGGGTCATCCGCGAACTGACGCGTCAGGGGGTGTCCATCATCTACATCTCACACCGTCTGGAGGAGCTGATGGCCATCGGCGACGTCATTACCATACTGCGTGACGGCAAATTCCAGGCGGAGGCCAGGGTGAGTGAAATTGATGTGCCATGGATCGTCCGTGAAATGCTGGGAAGCGATCCGGTAAGCCATTTTCTTCCCCCGGATCGCCGCTTCGGCGCCCCACTGCTGGAAGTGGAGAACCTGACCTGCGTGAATGCCGCGGGCAATACGGTGGTGGATAACGTCAGTTTTAAAGCACATGCCGGTGAAATTATTGGGATCTACGGCCTGATGGGCGCCGGACGAACCGAGCTGTTTGAATGTCTGCTGGGGACAGCGCGCCACTACTTTGGCAAGATCTGGCTGGACAGCAAACCGGTTCCCCAGCGGTTAACCACGGCCGAACGCATCCGCATGGGCATGAGTCTGGTGCCGGAAGATCGTAAGCGGACCGGGATTTTTCCCATCTCGTCAGTCGCCAGCAATCTGACCATTGCCAGCCTGTGGCGTCGTCTTCAGCGCGGGTTAACCATTGCCAATAAAGAGGAAGATGCCGTCGTCGCCAGCACGATTGGCAATCTCTCCATTAAGGTCTCATCACCAGAGGTCGAGATCCAGGCGCTCAGCGGCGGCAATCAGCAAAAGGTGGTGATTGGCCGTTCGCTGTTAACCAATCCGAAGGTGCTGTTTCTTGACGAGCCTACGCGCGGAATCGACATCGGCGCCAAGGGGGATGTGTTTCGCATGATGGTGCAATTGTCGCAGCAGGGAATGGCGGTGGTGTTCTCCACCTCCGATTTAAAAGAAATCATGGCGGTCTCTGACCGTATCCTGGTGATGTCAGGCGGCAAACTGACCGCCGATATCGTTCGTGACCAGGCCGAAGAGTCGGCGCTGGTTTCAGCAAGCGCTCAGGGGTTCTAA
- a CDS encoding ABC transporter permease, whose protein sequence is MKMTQSVALAPRGGASLSRENILLLLLKLRTFIALFLIVGFFTMTVPGFLSAGSMVIMIKHIAINAFLALGITFVIITAGIDLSIGATLGLCGMIAGWLITKGIVLPMFGIAIFPSVWVIVPLVLLIGALIGAVNGWIITRYNVAPFICTLGTMYVLRGAAMLTSDGQTFPGLAGNPQLGNTGFDEIGAGALFGIPWAIWLMILLALIIAYIARRLPFGRHVYAIGDNERAAELSGVKVKQIKVLVYTLSGFCAAIAGIVVSAQLLASHPANGTAFEMNAIAAVVLGGTSLAGGRGTILGTLIGAFVIGFLADGLVMMGVSEFWQMVIKGIVIIVAVIIDQMQNRMQQKAAVVAQKAVMENK, encoded by the coding sequence ATGAAAATGACACAATCGGTCGCACTGGCGCCGCGCGGCGGAGCCTCTCTCTCCCGTGAAAATATCCTGCTGTTGTTATTAAAACTGCGCACCTTTATCGCGTTGTTTCTGATTGTCGGCTTCTTCACGATGACCGTGCCCGGTTTTTTATCCGCTGGCAGCATGGTGATTATGATTAAACACATTGCGATTAACGCCTTTCTGGCGTTGGGGATCACCTTTGTCATTATCACTGCCGGTATCGACCTCTCGATTGGCGCCACGCTCGGTCTCTGCGGAATGATAGCTGGCTGGCTTATCACCAAAGGGATCGTCCTGCCGATGTTCGGCATCGCCATTTTTCCAAGCGTGTGGGTCATTGTGCCTCTGGTGCTGCTGATAGGCGCCCTGATTGGCGCCGTTAATGGCTGGATCATTACCCGCTACAATGTGGCGCCGTTTATCTGCACCCTCGGTACCATGTATGTGCTCCGCGGAGCCGCGATGCTGACCTCTGATGGCCAAACCTTCCCCGGGCTCGCGGGCAATCCGCAGCTGGGCAACACGGGTTTCGATGAAATTGGCGCAGGTGCGCTCTTTGGCATCCCGTGGGCCATCTGGCTGATGATCCTCCTGGCGCTGATCATCGCCTATATCGCCCGGCGTTTGCCCTTTGGCCGCCATGTTTATGCGATCGGTGACAATGAGCGCGCCGCCGAGCTCTCCGGCGTGAAAGTGAAGCAAATTAAAGTGCTGGTCTACACGCTGTCCGGTTTTTGCGCCGCCATTGCCGGGATCGTGGTCTCCGCGCAGCTGCTGGCCAGCCATCCGGCTAATGGTACCGCTTTTGAGATGAATGCTATCGCCGCCGTCGTACTGGGCGGAACATCGCTGGCCGGCGGCCGGGGAACCATTCTGGGTACGCTGATTGGTGCGTTTGTCATCGGTTTTCTCGCCGACGGGCTGGTGATGATGGGGGTGAGCGAGTTCTGGCAGATGGTCATCAAAGGGATCGTGATTATTGTGGCGGTCATTATCGATCAGATGCAAAACCGGATGCAGCAGAAAGCGGCGGTGGTCGCTCAGAAGGCGGTCATGGAGAATAAGTAA
- a CDS encoding Rpn family recombination-promoting nuclease/putative transposase: protein MKKRPHSTPHDSLFKRFLRDSETARDFLDIHLPPALRQLCDLSTLHLESGSFVEDNLRASYSDILYSLQTSKGEGYIYVVIEHQSTPDSHMAFRLLRYALAAMQQHLDRGHKALPLVIPMLFYHGSISPYPFSLCWLDEFPPDSPAKQLYLGAFPLVDVTDIPDDAILQHRRIALLELVQKHIRQRDLSHILQQLVEVVLMGYTDHQQFKTLFTYMSLHGNSADPDNFIDQLVERLPQYEDTLMTIAEYLKQKGREEGKQRWLQEGLNEGLQAGEHREACRIALMMLENGMDTETVLRMTRLSADELAMLARQARQSPPPLNP, encoded by the coding sequence ATGAAAAAACGTCCGCACTCGACCCCGCACGACAGTCTGTTTAAGCGCTTTCTGCGCGACAGCGAAACCGCACGCGATTTTCTGGATATTCATCTGCCGCCCGCGCTGCGGCAACTGTGCGACTTAAGCACTCTGCACCTGGAATCCGGGAGCTTTGTTGAGGACAACCTGCGCGCCAGCTATTCCGATATTCTCTACTCTCTGCAGACCAGCAAGGGAGAGGGCTATATCTATGTGGTCATTGAGCATCAGAGCACCCCGGACAGCCATATGGCGTTCAGACTCCTGCGCTATGCCCTCGCGGCCATGCAACAGCATCTTGATCGCGGCCATAAAGCGCTGCCGCTGGTAATTCCCATGCTGTTTTATCATGGCAGCATTTCTCCCTATCCCTTTTCACTGTGCTGGCTGGACGAGTTCCCACCTGACTCACCGGCAAAACAGCTTTATCTCGGGGCCTTTCCGCTCGTCGATGTGACCGATATTCCCGACGACGCCATATTACAGCATCGGCGGATCGCGCTTCTGGAACTGGTCCAGAAACACATCCGTCAACGCGATCTCAGCCATATCCTCCAGCAGTTGGTGGAGGTGGTGCTGATGGGATACACTGACCACCAGCAGTTCAAAACGTTATTTACCTATATGTCGCTGCATGGCAATAGCGCCGACCCGGATAACTTTATCGACCAGCTGGTCGAACGTCTGCCGCAATATGAGGATACCCTGATGACGATTGCCGAGTACCTGAAGCAGAAAGGTCGCGAAGAGGGAAAACAACGCTGGTTACAGGAAGGCTTGAACGAAGGTTTACAAGCGGGTGAGCATCGCGAAGCCTGCCGCATCGCGCTGATGATGTTAGAGAACGGTATGGACACTGAAACCGTGTTGCGGATGACTCGCCTCAGCGCGGACGAACTGGCGATGTTGGCGCGCCAGGCACGCCAGTCTCCACCCCCGCTTAACCCTTAA
- a CDS encoding sugar-binding transcriptional regulator, whose amino-acid sequence MSKQDEQRLLVKIATLYYSENKKQSEIASLLHLSQSFVSRALTRCQKEGLVKITVVQPTNIFVDLEKAIEERFGIRQAIVVDVGENASYSQVKHAIGSAAAHYVETRLRPEDLVGISSWSSTIRCMVDEMHPQNIRAAGVIQLLGGVGPNGNVQATILTQQLAAHLGCPAWLLPSQSIEHSVEERSRLVNSPDVAAVVAKFAEVDVAIVGIGELEPSQLLKNSGNYYNETMLQLLAARGAVGDICLHYYDAAGKPVLSQDEDPVIGMELEQIRRCPQVIALAGGVDKENAIRGALQGDYIDVLITDFPTARALIKG is encoded by the coding sequence ATGTCGAAGCAGGATGAACAGCGGTTGCTGGTGAAGATCGCCACGCTTTACTACAGCGAGAATAAAAAGCAGTCCGAGATCGCCTCGCTGCTGCATCTGTCCCAGTCTTTTGTTTCACGGGCGCTTACCCGCTGTCAGAAAGAGGGGCTGGTGAAAATTACCGTGGTCCAGCCGACAAACATTTTTGTCGATCTGGAAAAGGCGATTGAGGAACGTTTTGGCATTCGACAGGCGATAGTCGTCGATGTGGGCGAGAACGCCAGTTACAGCCAGGTAAAGCATGCCATCGGCAGCGCAGCGGCGCACTATGTCGAAACGCGGCTGCGGCCGGAAGACCTCGTGGGGATCTCGTCCTGGAGCAGTACGATCCGCTGCATGGTGGATGAGATGCACCCGCAGAACATTCGCGCCGCCGGGGTGATTCAGCTGTTGGGCGGCGTCGGTCCCAACGGCAACGTGCAGGCTACCATTTTAACCCAGCAGCTGGCGGCGCATTTAGGCTGCCCGGCGTGGCTGTTGCCGTCGCAGAGTATTGAGCACTCCGTGGAGGAGCGCAGCCGTCTGGTAAACAGCCCGGACGTCGCGGCGGTGGTGGCGAAATTTGCCGAAGTGGATGTGGCCATCGTCGGTATTGGTGAACTGGAGCCTTCGCAGCTGCTGAAAAATTCCGGTAACTATTATAATGAAACCATGCTCCAGCTGCTGGCGGCGCGCGGCGCGGTGGGGGATATCTGCCTGCATTACTATGATGCGGCGGGCAAACCGGTACTGAGCCAAGATGAGGATCCGGTGATCGGTATGGAGCTTGAGCAAATTCGTCGCTGTCCGCAGGTGATTGCGCTGGCCGGCGGCGTGGACAAAGAGAACGCCATCCGCGGCGCGTTGCAGGGCGACTATATTGATGTCCTGATCACCGACTTCCCGACCGCGCGCGCGTTAATTAAGGGTTAA
- a CDS encoding transketolase, translated as MNPFSLSVKELEQKARAIRRRIIVLNAESPAGGHTGADLSQVELLTALYFRILNCSPARKESDDRDIYIQSKGHAVGGYYCVLAEAGFIPVDWLATYQHADSALPGHPVKHKTPGIELNTGALGHGLPVAVGIALAAKRDNNPRRVFVVTGDGELAEGSNWEAALVAAHYQLDNLIIINDKNNLQLAGATKEIMNTDPLDEKWRAFGMEVTQCNGNDMAEVVATLEGLQPNGKPHVVIANTTKGAGISFIQGRPEWHHRVPKGEEIELALEELKDE; from the coding sequence ATGAATCCGTTTTCACTCTCCGTTAAGGAGTTAGAACAAAAAGCACGCGCCATCCGCCGCCGCATCATCGTCTTAAATGCGGAAAGCCCGGCAGGCGGCCACACCGGTGCCGATCTGTCACAGGTCGAACTTCTGACCGCCCTCTATTTTCGCATCCTTAACTGCTCCCCTGCGCGAAAAGAGAGCGACGACCGCGATATCTATATTCAGTCGAAGGGGCATGCTGTCGGCGGTTATTACTGCGTGCTGGCCGAAGCAGGCTTTATTCCCGTTGACTGGCTGGCAACCTATCAACACGCCGACTCGGCGCTGCCAGGACACCCGGTAAAGCACAAAACGCCGGGTATTGAGCTCAATACCGGTGCGCTGGGCCATGGTCTGCCCGTGGCGGTAGGCATTGCGCTGGCAGCGAAACGCGATAACAACCCGCGTCGCGTATTTGTCGTCACCGGCGATGGCGAACTGGCGGAGGGCAGCAACTGGGAAGCCGCGCTGGTCGCCGCCCACTATCAGCTGGATAACCTTATTATTATCAACGACAAAAATAATCTGCAGCTGGCCGGTGCGACCAAAGAGATCATGAATACCGATCCGCTGGATGAAAAATGGCGCGCTTTCGGCATGGAGGTTACGCAGTGCAACGGCAACGATATGGCGGAGGTGGTCGCCACCCTTGAGGGCCTGCAGCCGAACGGGAAACCACACGTCGTGATTGCTAACACCACCAAAGGCGCGGGTATTTCCTTTATTCAGGGACGCCCCGAGTGGCATCACCGGGTACCGAAAGGAGAAGAAATTGAACTGGCGCTGGAGGAACTGAAAGATGAGTAA
- a CDS encoding transketolase family protein translates to MSNSEHLATVMVNAFIDAVDRGVDLVPVVADSTSTAKIAPFIKRFPGRLVNVGIAEQTLVGAAAGLALGGKVAVTCNAAPFLISRANEQIKVDVCYNNTNVKLFGLNAGASYGPLASTHHSIDDIAILRGFGNIEIYAPSSPGECRQIIDYALAHVGPVYIRLDGKALPELHDEHYRFIPGNIDVLRLGRDIALVAMGSTVHEIVEAAAQLAAEGIDATVISVPSIRPCDTQALLVAIQSCPAAITVEEHNVNGGVGSLVAEVLAEAGCAIPLRRLGIPDGQYAIAADRAATRARHEIDAAGVVKHARKLLTKKAC, encoded by the coding sequence ATGAGTAATAGCGAACATCTCGCCACGGTGATGGTGAATGCCTTTATTGATGCCGTAGACCGCGGCGTGGATTTAGTGCCAGTGGTGGCCGACTCCACCTCAACGGCGAAAATTGCCCCGTTTATCAAAAGATTCCCTGGCCGACTGGTCAACGTCGGCATCGCCGAGCAGACGCTGGTTGGCGCTGCCGCCGGCCTGGCGCTGGGGGGTAAAGTGGCCGTGACCTGCAACGCGGCGCCATTCCTTATCTCACGTGCCAATGAACAGATTAAGGTCGACGTTTGCTACAACAACACCAACGTCAAACTGTTCGGGCTGAACGCGGGCGCCAGCTACGGTCCACTGGCCAGCACCCACCACAGTATTGACGATATCGCCATTCTGCGCGGTTTTGGCAATATTGAAATTTACGCACCGTCCAGTCCCGGCGAGTGCCGGCAGATTATTGATTATGCCCTTGCCCACGTCGGGCCAGTGTATATCCGCCTCGACGGTAAAGCGCTGCCGGAACTGCATGATGAACATTACCGGTTTATTCCGGGCAACATTGATGTGCTGCGTCTGGGACGCGATATTGCGCTGGTTGCCATGGGCTCAACGGTACATGAAATAGTGGAAGCCGCCGCACAACTCGCCGCAGAAGGTATTGACGCCACCGTTATCAGTGTCCCATCTATTCGTCCTTGTGATACCCAGGCGCTACTGGTGGCAATCCAGTCCTGTCCGGCCGCGATCACGGTGGAAGAACACAACGTCAACGGCGGCGTCGGGAGCCTGGTGGCGGAAGTGCTGGCCGAGGCCGGGTGCGCTATCCCGTTGCGGCGCTTAGGTATCCCTGACGGGCAATACGCCATTGCCGCCGATCGCGCCGCCACGCGCGCGCGCCATGAAATTGATGCCGCCGGGGTGGTGAAGCACGCCCGCAAGTTGCTCACAAAAAAAGCATGCTGA
- a CDS encoding L-fucose/L-arabinose isomerase family protein, translating to MSRIPQQLTMGVIIGNRGFFPSYLVAEAREQAVALFSRLGINTIMLDPSQTELGGVETRQDAKICAELFRSHRDNIHGVVVLLPNFGDEKAIAETLRLSGLNVPVLIQAEEDNLDKMGLSTRRDSFCGKISLCNNLRQYGIPFTLTTQHVCALSGEVFEQDLRRFTQICRVVNSMRGVRVGAIGARPAGFNTVRYSEKLLERLGIAVETLDLSEVFTRIKALRDDDIRVDEKRRLLIDNADASGIPEDKLITMAKLFVVLSEWIVANDIDTTAIQCWTSLQENLGINVCSIMSVMSGQLMPSACEVDVMGALSMYALASSNLSPASIADWNNNFGDDRDKCVLFHCGNFASASLESPHMGTADIIGTTVGKENTCGAVHGRMKSGALTYFRLSTDDLTGEIKAYVGEGQSVDDPLDTVGCRAVIQVPHLENLLSWICRNGFEHHVAMNHSASAAILHEAFTRYLGVSTYLHQ from the coding sequence ATGTCCCGTATTCCTCAACAACTCACCATGGGCGTCATTATTGGCAACCGGGGATTTTTCCCCAGCTATCTGGTCGCCGAAGCGCGCGAACAGGCGGTAGCGCTGTTTAGCCGCCTTGGGATTAACACTATTATGCTTGATCCATCCCAGACGGAACTGGGTGGCGTGGAAACCCGGCAGGATGCCAAAATTTGCGCCGAGCTGTTCCGCAGCCACCGCGACAATATTCACGGTGTCGTGGTGCTGTTACCCAACTTTGGTGATGAAAAAGCCATCGCCGAAACGTTGCGCCTCTCCGGTCTCAACGTCCCGGTGCTTATTCAGGCCGAAGAGGATAATCTGGATAAAATGGGGTTGTCGACGCGCCGCGATAGCTTTTGCGGCAAAATTTCCCTTTGCAACAACCTGCGCCAGTACGGTATCCCGTTTACGCTGACCACCCAGCACGTTTGCGCGCTCAGCGGCGAGGTGTTTGAGCAGGATCTCCGGCGCTTCACGCAGATATGTCGCGTGGTGAACAGTATGCGCGGCGTGCGCGTTGGCGCGATTGGCGCCCGTCCAGCGGGCTTTAACACCGTTCGCTACAGTGAAAAACTGCTCGAACGTTTAGGCATCGCAGTGGAAACGTTAGATCTCTCAGAGGTATTTACCCGGATTAAAGCCTTGCGTGATGACGATATTCGTGTAGATGAGAAGCGCCGCCTGCTGATCGATAATGCCGACGCCAGCGGTATTCCGGAAGATAAACTGATCACCATGGCGAAACTGTTTGTGGTCCTGAGCGAGTGGATTGTTGCCAACGACATCGACACCACCGCAATTCAGTGCTGGACCTCGCTGCAGGAAAATCTGGGGATTAACGTCTGCTCCATCATGAGCGTGATGTCCGGACAACTGATGCCAAGCGCCTGTGAGGTCGATGTCATGGGCGCGCTCTCCATGTACGCGCTCGCCAGCAGCAACCTGAGCCCCGCCTCGATCGCGGACTGGAACAATAACTTCGGCGACGATCGCGATAAATGTGTGCTGTTCCATTGTGGGAACTTTGCCTCGGCCAGCCTTGAGTCGCCGCACATGGGAACGGCCGATATCATCGGCACCACCGTCGGCAAAGAAAACACCTGCGGTGCCGTGCATGGTCGCATGAAAAGCGGCGCGCTGACCTATTTTCGCCTCAGCACTGACGACCTGACTGGCGAAATCAAGGCCTACGTCGGAGAAGGTCAGTCAGTTGACGATCCCCTCGATACGGTAGGCTGTCGGGCGGTCATTCAGGTTCCCCACCTGGAAAATCTGCTGTCGTGGATCTGCCGCAACGGCTTTGAGCACCATGTCGCGATGAACCATTCTGCCAGTGCCGCAATTTTGCACGAGGCATTTACGCGCTACCTGGGCGTGTCGACCTATCTCCACCAGTAA